The following nucleotide sequence is from Chelonia mydas isolate rCheMyd1 chromosome 5, rCheMyd1.pri.v2, whole genome shotgun sequence.
GTAGATcgcttttaaaaaagtgtttaaacCACCATTAGCTGGGACTGTTTCTGGCGGATAACACAGCCCTCAGCAAACTTCCTGGTGGCCCCAGTATTAACTTTCTGTGAAATCCTGGGTGGTACACCTGATGGAAAGGTAAATAGGTTGGGGAAACCTGTGCtgttccttctcctctctccctttatttttcaccagattttttttaaagcaaacctgCAATACAATAGAAAACGCAGATTGTGCACTTGGTAATAAGCAAGAAAGATCAGATGTGTAGGGGTAGGCAGAATTCACCCTCCCTGTGTCATTAGCTCTAACGCTCAGAAAACTTCATCTCTTTTAAGAATGTATCTAGAACTGGTTTTTAAGGTATGAAAGAAGAGCCTCCTTCTGGCTCTATCACCAAAGCATCCCCTTTTGCTAGTGTGATCTTCCCCACACCATGCCCACTGGATCTACCAGTGCTGTGGCACAAAGCTACTATACCTCACTAGAAAATCTGCCCCAAAATGTGGAACCGAATTCTGTAATTTCAAATAATGCTTTCTCAGATGCTCAACCATAATCAGTAAATAAAGACAATGTAAGTATTCCCTAGAGGCTGGGAAacattgaaaataaatataacCTTTGAGAGCTGCTGTTTTTCTGGGGTTTGTCTCCAGTGAATTTTCTGTtggtatgttttaaaatatagttgAAGGAAATTCTCTTAAGGAGCAGGTACTTCTCCTAAACAATACTTAAATCATTTCTCAAGCAAAGTTTACTATTAATTTACACtatatactcaaaaagaaaaaggagtacttgtggcaccttagagactaaaatataTACTCAAACAGTCCTAGACCTTGATCTTTAGTGCATAAGACAGACATCATTTCTAGTAAACTCAAGTAGTTACTATTGTTCCAGTGTTACACTGGGATTGCTCAAGTCTTCTGTTCCTCAGGCATAAAAGTTATAGTACCTCCTAATGTTTGTTACTTTGCAatataagcaatttttttttattctgggCTAAAATGTGTCCAGTTGCTCTGCAATAGGCAAAGGAGGATGTGCAATAAGCCCCCTCCCCTTATGCCCCTGTACATCAGCTGTGTACAATTGCATTCCATTGTAACTCAGGGACTTCTCCATCTATACACCCCAAAAGATTAGTGAGGATGTTGGGCCTTTACATACCAACCTAACAGCTGGTTAGGTGCAGAGGAGAGAGACTGCTGTACTCCCAGGATTCTGCCACATCACCCCCCAACGAAGTTGTGCCTCAAAGGCATAATAGAACACTTAATGAGTCTAACACAATCAAGCAGACAGGGCTAATGTATCCATTACTGATGGCTGATTGTGATGCAGATCTGATTAAGTCTATATCTACACACATACCCCCATGGTAAACAAATGAAGGAAAGGGATCTAGACAGATATGTTCTCCATAGATAAGGAGGAACTATAAAGTAAACTAGattcaaaatatttctaaatCAATACTAacattttactttattatttgaACCGTACATTTATGTTGGAGACAATATTATGTAGGAGGTCTCATCCATTTGCATACTCGATGGTTGCTGTTATTTTGACTGTAACAGTTGGTCTTTAAGGATTATAGTTAATAATTACATATTGACAATTCTATGCTGGAGCTTTTTGTTtctgatgttttctttttcacaTTAGCTGAAGAGTGCATTTTCATTGGGTTTTATTTTACCTTTgaatctttaaaaattaaaaaaaaatgggatatgaataattaaaacaaattcacCTAGAACCCGAACAAACATCTTGATCCCATCTGCCATTCATCTTCCTTCTCCAGCTCTCTTCATACCATACATCTTTCAGCTACCTCTCCAGTGCTAACCCTGACATCAAGGTCATCTCAGTACAAATGAATGAATTTTAAATAATGGAACAAAACACATCCAAGGTGAAAATCATCCCTTTGCAGAGGACTGGTGCAAGGGCTATGCACTGCTTAAGTGCCACTTAAGCCTACATGTCTTCCTTGATGTAAGTAAAGAAACAGAAATCCACAGAGGCACATTGTTCCTGCACAGGGTGAGTTTTATGTCCAATGCAAAAACTAATAGGGTGGGATTGTAAGTGACTTAACACACATTCCATTGAAAGTCACCTGTAACTTCATGCTGTGTAAATCTTTTTTCTATTCCTATGCTCTTTGCCTACTGCGATTTCTCCCTGTGTCATTTATATGCCCTATCTAGCCTAAACTTTCAGGTCACAGGGGCAAGAACTAGGTCTCTTTGCAGTCTGAAATGCATTGTCCACTTGATATATAACGATCAAAATCTTGAATGGCCTGCAGTTGTGAGTTACTGTACTACAAGTCTTGTGTCTAAGGCTGTCTTCCCCCTGCTCACTTACACGTATTTGCAgtagctctcattgagctggCATGAGTAAAAATAGCCGTGTATCCAAgggcatgggcagcagcaacAGAGGCATGGCTGACCCATGCACAGTATAAACCTGCCTGAAACTGGTGGGTGCGGGCTCAGCCATACCTCTCCTGCTACTACAGTCGCGCTGCTGCCGTTTCCACTCACGCTAGCCCAGGGACAGCGGCTGCGAGAACGTGTACGTGAGCAAGGGAATCACCCCCTAGTGTGTAGCGTAGACGTGGCCTACAAGAGCTGTAAAAAGGAGATGCTGCTTTTATACCTCAAAGCAAAGGTACTGGAGACAGCGTTCGGGAACGGCCTTCCTTAAAGGCTGGGCTGCTGTTCTCAACTGGTGTCAGAAAGGTCAAATCTTTTGAAATAGAAAACTTGAATGCAGGGGCTGACTCTTGTAATATGGTAATAGGTTTTCAGTTTGCCTAACTGATACACCAGTTATTCTAGAAACCCCAGGGTGCCTTATCAAATACGAACATTTGTGTAAAACGTAAAAATGTGTTTCTGCCGAGgtcaaaacaatgaaaaaatcagatGGCATGCACTGGGTTTGGATAGCTCCATGTGACAGAAGCGCTTGCTTTACTTTTATGAAGTGACTGATTTCTTACCTGACCACATCCAGTAAattccaaaggaaaaataaaacgcACACAATATATTTCCCTTGAACTTCTTCTTGACTGGTGATAACAAATAAAATGATGATTCTCTCAGTTAtctgacaagaaaaaaaattacagtaataGTGACCTTCTACTCGTATGCATGGTTTGTGTATCTCTGACTTCTGGATCACTTCAGCAACAAGGATGTCATGACACTCTAGTGTGTATTAAACTAAGTCTGGCATCCCTGTTCTTTCCTTCAGCTTAGGTCCCCAGGCTGCATTCATGCCTTTAGCAGTAACAAAAATCCTGAAGGCCTGTGTAATCCTCCCAAAAGCCTGACGTTAATCCACTCTGGATTATACTTGCATTGAAAGTGTTTAAAATACAGggacaaattctcagctggtgtaaaccaggatAGCTACACTGACGTCATACCAGCTGAGCAACTGACCCACACAATCTGTTCTGTTAACTCTTAtagatttaaattatttaatgggCAATCTACCCACCCACTTATGAAGTCATGAAAGGAACACTGCATAACTAGAATAGAATGTCTGTACAACACTTTTTCTATATCTTATTTACCAGTTCCTGTGTGGAACTCTGGGCACAGACTATAATTTTAACAAACAACAAAGCTCTTCCACATCTGTCAGATACAGCAGAATGTCCACGCATCGTCTTATTCTTCATCAAACTGATGCGAGAACGGATTTCCTGTTGCCAGCCCCTAGTTATCTAGAAACAGAACACAACCCTCCCTGCTGGATCCAGTTCCTCCTCTTGAAAATCTTTAGCGTATGCCACAGATTTTAAGCTTTGCTCTCTGGCCATATCTTCCCCTTCAGATGTTAACACAAAGTAAACTCTTAGAGGGGAGTGAATCAGACTCCAGTCTCAGCCAGGGAGCAAAGATGAAAGGGACTAACAGAGCAGCCTTCAGAAATTAAACTAAAAAACTGCCAGCAACAACCCTGCTTAAGTCAATGGGGTTCCTCACAGGCTCTCAGGGATCTCTGTCAACACAGAGCAGCTGACAGAGTTAGTACCTTAGTAAATTGGGAAGaaagtaggggtttttttttgtttatttaaagaaaaaaaattctgctttttgTGTAAGTGACAGTTTGCATGTGGCTTTGTGTTCTCGCTCTTACAATCCCTAATTGACTATGGTAAAGTATTTGCCCCGATACTCTTAAAAAAATTCCACTAGAAACCATGTCTTTTCATGTCCTTAAAAAGGGAGAAGGAAGCATGTGCAGtcatttcacaaaatgtaaacagtatggttttgtttttcattcgTCCTCATTCAGTACATGAAGATCAAAGTggaatttcctctctctctctgttactcCATCCCAGCATCCATTCAGTCCTGTACGCAAGCTCAAATTTCCACAGTACAATTTGACCATTTTAAGAGTAAGCAAGACAGCAAGAAATCAGATTCAATCAGGACAAAATAGATTGCACAATCCCTCTTTGTAAAcattcaaatctctccttaaaattcACCTCGGCTGTGCTGTCTAGAGAACAATGCACCGTGGCCAGGCAACCAATGTGCTGTGATCGCTGCTTGTTACACTTACCATAAACATTAACGgttaccttgtgctcccccatccaTCTGTTATATCCACTTGTCTTTCACCTTATatggtaagctctttggcacAGGGACCATGTGTGCATACATGAACACTGCCCTGGAGGAGGCCTTTAAGTGTATGTCCTTAGTTGCAGAGTCCGCCTGGGTAATCAGTACCCAGGCTTAGCCTAATTCAGGTGTGAACAGCCAAACTCTAGTTAACTGCATCCTCAGTAGTGCTGCGCCCATCCATGAGTGGTGCTTGGACTTCTGGCaacatatcccatggttctttgtgatccactctgattCTTTCAGAGTGAATTGTGGAGTAATTTGTCTGTCCTTCCGGGCACATGGGGgcaattgtgggaaggcattggagaacTGTATCAACACTTGAGTTATTTAACCTGTatcttcactgcaaagtgggcagatTACCAGCTTGAGTGAAAGCAGCACCCAGGTTCTAACCCATACCCCCAACCATGCCAGCTTGCCTGGGTTGAAACTAACATCAAGTgagctggggtttttttgtgtggacAGGAGGAAGGAGCCTGgactaactctgcagtgaagacataacctAAGTCcaactataatacaaataatacttgcTCATATCCTTTCCTGACCCATTCCTACCCAGTTCCGAGACCCCACCTGCAGTCCTCTCCATGCTGCCCTGATGAGCACTGCAGTGATTCACAGTATGCAGTGGGTGCAGAGTTTTCTTGCATGGTCTCTCCATGGCTTGCCTAATTTGCACAGTGGAAACAGTAGTTTTACTGTAATTAGAGTCTTCTCCCtgacaggatggggaggggggagtgctgTGAAAGGCAGCCTTTGGCCCATTGTCTACAGAGGCTGTGGCAGCTCTCCAGTTGTCAGTTATTTCTTCCATGACTACCATCTAACCTGGTTTATCCACAGCAATTTTATGGTCATGGAATCGTGTCTTCAGGCTGGCTTTCCTGCTCTGAGCTTCCATAGTAAATTCCATTCATAATAAAGTCTATGTCAGTACTAGAGAACGTGTGAGCTCAGCCAAGACTGACCTCTGTGCAATAAATAGTCTTAGCCTTAGCAGATAGCTGTTCTCTAAGAGATGAGGCGTGTGTGCATTTGCCTCAGGATACATTGGACAGcacacttttgtgtgtgtgcgcataggAGTGTGTGGACTTGTAAGAATTtgtattttcaatttaaaagttAGCTGCATTTTGATGACTTTCTACATTTGACACCATGCCTGAGAATCAGCACTCAGGACAAAAATCTGTATTAGtcaatcctttttttaaatgcagatttcAAGAGATACATCATCTATTCTGGGCATCATTTGAAAAGAGGGGGTTACCCAAAATACTAAAAACACAActaaatgtgtttgtctttgcACCACAGACAGTAGCACCAGTTTCATCAATATTCACCTGTTAAGGAATAGGAGGTGTGGAGTTCTTGGCTTTTCAGTTCCTAGAGAGGAAGACCAAAAGCTCAAGTTTAAGTTAACTCCAAAGCAGAAAACAAGAGAGTTCCCAGGAGAACATAACACAAAATTCTCTCGTTCTCTGCCAGAGCACATAGTTCGTGTTTCTCCTCTTTCTTTGCTCCCACAACAAAAGGTATGCACTTAAATACCTATAAAATGTCACAACCCCTGGAGCCTTTTGTAAGTTGATTATATGTCTGGACATGTGATTGTGCTAACTTTTTGACCTTTAGTCAAAAAAAGGAACTGCTCTTTCCTCCTACCCAGCCCCGCCATagcccttcctctctccctgcccacccctctcTAAAAGAGATCCTCCCCTCAATGAGCACCAACAAACGGTGCCTCCTTCAGGCAGCTTGAGCCTGTTGAACTGCTGGGAAGGGTTTCTCAGCCACCACTTTGCAATCCAGTTGCTGTTCCTCCTCACACGTGGTTATGTATGTGGTGCCTCCCCATTGCTCATTCCTGCCTTAGGGAACTGGTTAGGAACTGGCAGCTAGGCAGGCTGAGCACAGCAGGGGGAAAGCAGAGCCAGTTGGAATTCACTAAAGGTGAGGTTTGTGCCCTGACTACCTCCCAATGGCCCAGCTCCTTTCTTTTCTCCTGACACAGTACCTCCTAGTGGTCCCTCAGAGCCTTAGATAGTGGCAGGTCTCCAAGCTTTTTAATACCTTGAATACAAGGGTctgtcattgaagtcaaggagATATACTTATCTTCCAGGATGGAAGTGGGGAGAATTCAACCCCTCAGAATTAGCCAGTCTCCTACCTACTATAAACACTGCTCCAGAAAGCACTCAATTGTCCATGGAGGGAGTCTTCCCTTCATTCTCCTCTACTGGTCACCCAGTAAGTTacgttgtgtgtgtttttcttttttccattataCATTTGGGGATTCTGATACCCAACATGCTGGTCTGCTGATGAGCATACACTTAACTATAGGGAAGGGGCAAGGAAGTGAGTTAGAGCTGCTGGAAGTTACATTAGGAATTATGCTGGGGCATTCTGTCCTGTAAGTATCTCCTAGTCACCAACTGCAGCTCAAGTTAAATCTGTATGTCAAATCAGAAAGAGACAGGGATTCTTTGGTGCAGCATAAATTGACTTACCTGTAAAAACCTTGGGAGAAGACGGTTTTTTTCAATGCCAACTAGAATGTGCAGGAGCTCTAATATGGACAACGACTGGCAAAGGCACATTACAAGTCCTATAGAATAGAAGGTATCGGCCAAAGAATCTACAACcgcagggaagaagaaaaaacacagtGCTATTATTTAAATCTCTGAATCCTTTCTATGCCAAGCCTCGGATACGTCCACTGAGGTGTCAAAAAGTAAACTTCTCATGCCACTGACCTTTTGAAACAGAAGCATAGAAAGAATGTTGGGAAGTAGTATACATAGTGGGGAAGCTAAGAAGGGCATGGGATAGTCTACATCtgacatactttttttttttttttttttattaaagtgaaGTGGCTATAATGACCACTGAATAAATCTGTGCAGGACCTGGATATTTGGTTTCAAAAACATTCCTCTGCAACAGAGGAAGGTTTGATGTTTAATAAAATATCTGCTACCCGGACTTTATAGTTTGTGTAAACCATTGTCCTTTGTATTCTCAATATTTGTCATTTCTTTTTAACTCTGAAGTCAGTTATTTTCTATCTCTGAACTTCAGTCAACATAGGGCCAAATATAGCTCTTATCTTCCAAAATATTAAGGCAGGTCAGATCAAATACTGTGGAATATTAATTGTCCTTAGCAGAAGAGACAGCATAGCAGCAAGAACTATAAAAATAGTGCAGATGTATTAGTATTGTTTTGTTCAACCAATCCAATGGTCATCTGCATTGAAAGATGCAGTATTTTATCAATCTAACAAATTATAACTTGACATAGTAACACAAAGAGAGTCCTACATTTGTTCAAAGTTTGTTATGTCCAGTTTAGGGATTTTAAAGTAAAATGATAAAGCAATGTAAAATGAATAAGAGCCTTACCTTTCCCAAATGACAAGAACCTGATGGTCATATTTGTAAATATCCAGGAATGTCCACAGAATTGGATTAAATAATAGATGAAGAGATAAGTGTTCATTGTACAGCTGTAAAGGCAGGAAGAGTAAAGTAAATAAGCAAACCCACAATACATTACTTTGTATTATGTTACTATCTGTGCCAGTGTCCCAAAGCAAattatacccccccccccacacacacacagaatacgtCTACCACTGCCAGGAAATGGAGCTGAAACTTTAAAGAAGTGTGTCTATGTCAATAGCCAGAAAATCATGCTCCTTCCTTGTGGATATACATAAATCACTCCAAGGTGCTTTTAAGGCTGCCATCACTtctgtatctgagtgcctcacaatttttcatgtatttatcctcacagcaccctagTGAGGTAGGGGAAttctgttattcccattttacatgtggggaattgagagagagattcagctaggtctacactgcagctgcaccgctgtaaagtctcccgtgtagctgctctatgccagtgggagaaagctctcctactggcataattaaaccatccccgGGAGTGGAGGTGggtatgttggcaggagagtgtctcccaccgaCACAGCGCTGTCCATGCCAGCACTTTTGTCAGTTAAActtgtgttttttcacaccccgaccaacaaaagttttatcaacaaaagtgcaagtgtagacatagccttgatATTTATCTAAGGTCACACAAAGTCCAAGGTAGAGCAGGGTCTTAAACTAAGTCTCCCCCATCCTAAACTAGTTCATTACCTACTGGACCATCCATTATCTTGCATGGTGATCAACATATTCATGTCCTCCAGGCTTGATTATTGCAACTCATATCTAGGAATTAACCCTTACAGCCAGAATAAAGCTCCAACTGATATACAACGAATCAGCCCAACAGGCCACCATGAGAATATCACTCCAGTGTTTTGCTCTCCTTGCTATCTGCCCACCAGCTATCGAGTCCAACTCAGGCGCTCCCTCCTGATATACAAGGGATAAACCCTGGTTGCCTGGAAGATCTCTTCTCCAATCACCAGGGCCTTCCACAACGGTTGTGTTTTACTGGAAGCATGTAAATGTCAACCAACAGTGGGATTTTTGTGAGCATGGGAGACCGAACTCTCACAGGAGCTGGACCTAGACTGTGGAATTTGCTCCTGCAACGTCTAAGGATGACCCAGACGCTGAATGGCCTAAATCAGAATTAAGTGCAAACTCATCTCTTTGACATGACTTTCCCTTTGTAATGTCTGTCTTCCTCTCTCACACATAACAGCCAATCAAGCTATTTCTCCCACAAGCCAGGAAGGAAGATAGATAAATTGATTGTATTATTTCTATTTTCCAGTACTCTGAGGTGCTCCAGTGTTCTAGC
It contains:
- the HACD4 gene encoding very-long-chain (3R)-3-hydroxyacyl-CoA dehydratase 4 isoform X2, with translation MNTYLFIYYLIQFCGHSWIFTNMTIRFLSFGKDSLADTFYSIGLVMCLCQSLSILELLHILVGIEKNRLLPRFLQITERIIILFVITSQEEVQGKYIVCVLFFLWNLLDVVRYTYCMLSETGTYYEALTWLNYTLWIPVYPLSILAKAFAIYESLPYFESFGTYSTKLPFPVALSICFPYILKMYLAMLFVGMYFITRYLCSERKAHLGASYMKEKRS
- the HACD4 gene encoding very-long-chain (3R)-3-hydroxyacyl-CoA dehydratase 4 isoform X1, which codes for MNTYLFIYYLIQFCGHSWIFTNMTIRFLSFGKDSLADTFYSIGLVMCLCQSLSILELLHILVGIEKNRLLPRFLQITERIIILFVITSQEEVQGKYIVCVLFFLWNLLDVVRYTYCMLSETGTYYEALTWLNYTLWIPVYPLSILAKAFAIYESLPYFESFGTYSTKLPFPVALSICFPYILKMYLAMLFVGKIFISCEQDLNATVLEFTNLRWQKSNQ